A region of Streptomyces sp. TG1A-60 DNA encodes the following proteins:
- a CDS encoding family 1 glycosylhydrolase — protein sequence MTRSHNDFLWGASSSPHQIEGNNVNSDWWVYEQQMPNFSLSGDAVDSYHRYAEDMRLLAEAGLTSYRFGIEWARVEPLPGEFSIAVLQHYRRMIDTAHDLGLTPVVTLHHFSSPRWFIEEGGWFGETAIDRLSAYVTRVCEILHDVQWVATINEPNMYAFMMLMASGITGSVVPEFETPTIQPENGFVLPRPLPEAVEVLIKAHHAAREIVRQNTSAKVGWTVANLAMYADAPENEARFLEERYAREDVFMEAARGDDFIGVQAYTTQAVGADGLIPHPPHEDNTLVGSPYRPDSLGIAIRHAWEVTGGVPILVTENGIATADDSRRVAYIEEALKHLFAAADDGIDIRGYLHWSALDNFEWGHWEPTFGLIAVDRTTFERTPKPSLTRLGEIARTRTTTPSEG from the coding sequence ATGACCCGATCGCACAACGACTTCCTCTGGGGTGCATCCTCCTCGCCCCACCAGATCGAAGGGAACAACGTCAACTCTGACTGGTGGGTCTACGAGCAGCAGATGCCGAACTTCTCGCTGAGCGGTGACGCGGTCGACAGCTACCACCGGTACGCGGAGGACATGCGCCTGCTGGCCGAGGCCGGATTGACGTCCTACCGGTTCGGCATCGAATGGGCGCGCGTCGAACCTCTGCCCGGTGAATTCTCAATCGCTGTACTGCAGCACTACCGCCGGATGATCGACACCGCACACGACCTCGGCCTCACTCCCGTCGTCACTCTTCACCACTTCTCCAGCCCCCGGTGGTTCATTGAGGAGGGCGGATGGTTCGGGGAGACGGCGATCGACCGCTTGTCCGCCTACGTCACCCGGGTCTGCGAGATCCTGCACGACGTCCAGTGGGTCGCGACGATCAATGAGCCGAACATGTACGCGTTCATGATGCTCATGGCAAGCGGCATCACCGGCTCCGTCGTGCCCGAGTTCGAGACCCCCACGATCCAACCGGAGAACGGCTTCGTGCTTCCGCGGCCGTTGCCCGAAGCGGTCGAGGTGCTCATCAAGGCGCACCATGCCGCACGGGAGATCGTCCGACAGAACACCTCCGCGAAGGTGGGCTGGACCGTCGCGAACCTGGCGATGTATGCCGACGCACCAGAGAACGAAGCGCGGTTCCTGGAGGAGCGGTACGCCCGCGAGGACGTCTTCATGGAAGCAGCCCGCGGTGACGACTTCATCGGCGTCCAGGCGTACACCACCCAGGCGGTCGGCGCGGACGGGCTCATCCCACATCCGCCGCACGAGGACAACACCCTCGTCGGCTCCCCGTACCGTCCCGACTCGCTCGGCATCGCCATCCGCCACGCATGGGAGGTGACCGGCGGCGTCCCCATCCTGGTGACCGAGAACGGCATCGCCACTGCCGACGACAGCCGCCGCGTCGCCTACATCGAAGAAGCGCTGAAGCACCTGTTCGCCGCAGCCGACGACGGTATCGACATCCGCGGCTATCTGCACTGGAGCGCCCTGGACAACTTCGAGTGGGGGCACTGGGAGCCGACCTTCGGTCTCATCGCCGTCGATCGAACCACCTTCGAACGCACCCCCAAGCCCAGCCTCACCCGCCTGGGTGAGATCGCTCGTA
- a CDS encoding Gfo/Idh/MocA family oxidoreductase, with protein sequence MTDRVVEEIAVADRESALRWAIIGTGAISHHIAQDVTGLIGAELVAVASRDTRRAGEFARLHGAAHAGSLSEVLGLGEVDVVYIATPHATHHEIARRALMAGKHVLIEKPATMDVAEAEDLRQLAQATHAFLMEAMWMKFNPAYRALIDFVQSGGIGAVRSVRASFGLPFPRDDSSRWNADLGGSALFDQGIYPLTLACDMLGAPTEITARGVREAGVDIAQHMTLEFGDGRYAQLASSMSEFVEPTAAVNGTDGWVEIPFPFWVATEFTTHLADPKTFLTSQTSRFKKQGNGYTPMLRAVQQAILDGAREHSLHTWSDTTAVLALLQSTATQITQNR encoded by the coding sequence ATGACTGACCGCGTGGTCGAGGAGATCGCGGTCGCTGACCGGGAGTCAGCGTTGCGCTGGGCCATCATCGGCACCGGCGCGATCTCCCACCACATCGCCCAAGACGTGACGGGCCTCATAGGTGCGGAACTGGTCGCCGTGGCATCGCGTGACACCCGTCGAGCGGGAGAGTTCGCGCGGCTTCACGGCGCCGCCCATGCGGGATCCCTCAGTGAGGTGCTGGGGCTCGGCGAGGTCGATGTCGTGTACATCGCGACGCCGCACGCCACCCATCACGAGATCGCACGGCGGGCCCTGATGGCAGGCAAGCACGTTCTCATCGAGAAGCCGGCGACCATGGACGTGGCCGAGGCTGAGGATCTCCGCCAACTCGCTCAGGCCACCCACGCGTTCCTCATGGAAGCGATGTGGATGAAATTCAACCCGGCCTACCGCGCTCTGATCGACTTTGTTCAGTCCGGCGGGATCGGGGCCGTGCGCAGTGTGCGGGCGAGTTTCGGACTCCCGTTCCCGCGTGACGACTCGAGCCGCTGGAACGCGGACCTCGGAGGCAGCGCGTTGTTCGACCAGGGCATCTATCCGCTCACCCTCGCCTGCGACATGCTCGGCGCCCCCACGGAGATTACGGCGCGGGGCGTGCGCGAGGCAGGGGTGGATATCGCGCAGCACATGACGCTGGAGTTCGGCGACGGTCGCTACGCGCAACTCGCCAGCTCCATGAGTGAGTTCGTCGAGCCGACCGCCGCTGTGAACGGCACCGACGGGTGGGTCGAGATCCCCTTCCCGTTCTGGGTGGCCACGGAGTTCACCACCCACCTGGCGGACCCGAAAACGTTCCTCACGTCTCAGACCTCGCGATTCAAGAAGCAGGGCAACGGATACACCCCCATGCTGCGAGCAGTGCAGCAGGCGATCCTCGACGGGGCGCGAGAGCACTCTCTCCACACCTGGAGCGACACCACGGCGGTGCTCGCTCTCCTACAGAGCACCGCGACGCAGATCACTCAGAACCGATGA
- a CDS encoding glycoside hydrolase family 2 TIM barrel-domain containing protein has translation MPATLFNDDWTVKPKTSIFAQIGQSADSGKLVRLPHDALISAERDPAGSGKGAYFPSAANFEYTKTFLAPDAWRDRNVRVEFQGAYRDAAVYLNDEYVGQRPYGYSIFEVNLDDHLRFGEENTLRVEVRAQDDSRWYTGVGITRDVLLHVTDPYRISSYGVQARLEDIDEEIATVKVDIALLNGRRHRATARVDVTIRDADGHAVANATTPATVSGGQAGTVSTQLYLPAPRRWSTDDPYLYSVDVHVREGDTTLDRSEVPLGLRTIQLDPQRGLRLNGTPIKIRGACVHHDNGALGGVALAAAEERRVRILKEAGFNAIRSAHNPISIPMLEACDRLGVLVMDETFDVWTESKSSFDYSLDFPEWWERDVESMVLKDRNHPSVIFYSIGNEIPEIGTAPGAEWNQRLAAKVRQIDPTRPVTNGVNGFVAALKDVMQMMQQATDAGAAGGVNDAMGSAGDMMNQISASDIVSEKLEEPLAALDVAGINYGDSRYELDRTAAPNRILVGTETFPGHIDVLWRLVLDNPNVIGDFTWAGWDYLGEVGVGRTRYLDDNDMAFEAPYPWISAWVGDIDMSGRRRAISYYRETVFGLRERPFIGVHRPQNHGRAAMTGGWSWPDIQESWTWSVDPGSPIRVDVYSTAYEVELLCNGESLGRARTGIAKPFIAEFDVTYEPGVLEAVCYSHGGEVSRSQIRSAAGEAILHLTPSAMTIADGPGDAVFIEIEILDASGIRVTDDEKDIQLTVSGAGELVGVMSGRPNPEHPLTGDVCQTLDGRVLAIVRPLHAGTIEIAATAGTLQGGVTVQVVQDSDD, from the coding sequence ATGCCCGCAACGCTGTTCAACGACGACTGGACGGTCAAGCCGAAGACGAGCATCTTCGCTCAGATCGGACAATCCGCTGACTCGGGAAAGTTGGTCAGGCTGCCGCATGACGCACTGATCTCGGCCGAGCGCGACCCGGCAGGCTCGGGCAAAGGCGCGTACTTCCCGTCTGCGGCGAACTTCGAGTACACCAAGACATTCCTCGCGCCCGACGCGTGGCGAGATCGCAACGTCCGCGTCGAGTTCCAAGGCGCCTACCGTGACGCGGCGGTCTACCTCAACGACGAGTACGTGGGTCAACGCCCCTACGGGTACTCGATCTTCGAGGTCAATCTGGACGACCACCTGCGTTTCGGAGAGGAGAACACTCTGCGCGTTGAAGTACGCGCCCAAGACGACTCCCGCTGGTACACAGGCGTCGGCATCACGCGGGACGTGCTCCTACACGTGACGGACCCGTACCGAATCTCCTCTTACGGCGTGCAAGCGCGACTGGAGGACATCGATGAGGAAATAGCGACCGTGAAGGTCGATATCGCCCTCCTCAACGGTCGACGCCATCGCGCCACCGCACGAGTGGATGTGACCATCCGCGACGCCGACGGCCACGCGGTCGCCAACGCGACGACACCCGCCACGGTCAGCGGCGGGCAGGCCGGCACGGTCTCGACACAGCTGTACCTTCCGGCCCCGCGTCGGTGGTCGACCGATGACCCTTACCTCTATTCGGTTGACGTGCACGTCCGCGAGGGCGACACGACGCTCGACCGATCCGAGGTCCCCTTGGGGCTCAGGACGATCCAGCTGGATCCTCAGCGCGGTCTGCGCCTCAACGGCACCCCGATCAAGATTCGAGGCGCCTGCGTCCATCACGACAATGGTGCTCTCGGCGGAGTCGCCCTCGCCGCCGCGGAAGAGCGCCGAGTGCGCATTCTCAAAGAAGCCGGCTTCAATGCGATCCGCAGCGCCCACAATCCGATCAGCATCCCGATGCTGGAAGCGTGCGACCGGCTCGGCGTCCTCGTCATGGACGAAACGTTCGACGTGTGGACCGAGAGCAAGTCCTCGTTCGACTACTCGCTCGATTTCCCGGAATGGTGGGAGCGAGACGTCGAATCTATGGTCCTCAAAGACCGCAACCACCCCAGCGTCATCTTCTACTCCATCGGCAACGAAATCCCCGAGATCGGGACGGCACCCGGTGCCGAGTGGAACCAGCGCCTCGCCGCGAAGGTGCGCCAGATCGACCCCACCCGCCCCGTCACCAACGGAGTCAACGGGTTCGTCGCCGCGCTGAAAGACGTCATGCAGATGATGCAGCAGGCCACCGACGCCGGAGCCGCCGGTGGCGTCAACGACGCCATGGGAAGCGCCGGCGACATGATGAACCAGATCAGCGCCTCCGACATCGTCTCAGAGAAGCTCGAAGAACCCCTCGCGGCACTGGATGTGGCGGGCATCAACTACGGAGACAGCCGCTACGAGCTCGACCGCACCGCCGCTCCGAACCGCATCCTCGTCGGCACCGAGACTTTCCCGGGCCACATCGATGTCCTGTGGCGCCTCGTGCTGGACAACCCGAACGTGATCGGGGACTTCACCTGGGCTGGATGGGACTATCTCGGCGAAGTCGGAGTGGGACGCACCCGCTACCTCGACGACAACGACATGGCCTTCGAAGCGCCGTACCCGTGGATCTCGGCATGGGTGGGCGACATCGACATGAGCGGACGCCGCCGCGCGATCTCCTACTACCGCGAAACCGTGTTCGGGCTTCGGGAACGGCCCTTCATCGGCGTCCACCGCCCACAGAATCACGGCCGCGCAGCCATGACCGGCGGATGGTCCTGGCCGGACATCCAGGAGAGCTGGACCTGGTCCGTGGACCCAGGATCCCCGATCCGCGTCGACGTCTACTCCACCGCATACGAGGTGGAGCTCCTGTGCAACGGGGAGTCTCTCGGACGCGCGCGCACGGGAATCGCGAAACCCTTCATCGCCGAGTTCGATGTGACCTACGAGCCCGGCGTTCTCGAGGCCGTCTGCTACTCGCACGGCGGAGAGGTGTCGCGCTCACAGATCCGCTCGGCCGCAGGCGAGGCCATCCTGCACCTCACCCCTTCAGCGATGACCATCGCCGATGGGCCCGGTGACGCGGTGTTCATCGAGATCGAGATCCTCGATGCCAGCGGCATCCGGGTCACCGACGACGAGAAGGACATCCAGCTCACAGTCTCCGGCGCCGGTGAGCTGGTCGGCGTGATGAGCGGCCGACCCAACCCGGAGCATCCACTCACAGGGGATGTCTGCCAGACACTCGACGGGCGCGTGCTCGCCATCGTGCGCCCCCTCCACGCCGGGACCATCGAGATCGCAGCGACCGCCGGCACTCTCCAGGGAGGCGTAACGGTGCAGGTCGTCCAGGATTCCGATGACTGA